The following proteins are co-located in the Camelina sativa cultivar DH55 chromosome 12, Cs, whole genome shotgun sequence genome:
- the LOC104733773 gene encoding uncharacterized protein At4g04775-like translates to MSALTNTSPVKYDDTEYGIPAVCYCGERPKLQPSFTRTNPGSLYYTCRNREDGDYHIFKWWDEAMMEELKSVKEDILKLTCLNQMREALQDQKEEIANILNMHKENQMELGRLKALIANKSDGLTMELKLTNVFVATLFIIFGLVTSVYVSKTMTV, encoded by the exons ATGTCTGCTTTGACAAACACGAGTCCAGTTAAGTATGACGATACGGAGTATGGGATCCCGGCTGTTTGTTACTGTGGTGAAAGGCCAAAGCTACAACCTTCTTTTACAAGGACAAACCCAGGGAGTCTCTACTACACATGTCGAAATAGAGAG gatGGGGactatcatatttttaaatggTGGGATGAAGCTATGATGGAGGAACTTAAATCAGTGAAGGAAGATATTCTAAAGTTGACTTGTTTGAATCAAATGCGTGAAGCGCTTCAGGACCAAAAAGAGGAGATTGCTAATATCTTAAATATGCACAAAGAAAATCAGATGGAGTTGGGAAGGCTGAAGGCGTTGATTGCAAACAAGAGTGATGGATTAACTATGGAGTTAAAACTGACGAATGTGTTTGTTGCGACTTTG tttattatatttggtttagtCACATCTGTTTACGTCTCAAAAACAATGACTGTTTGA